In a genomic window of Zingiber officinale cultivar Zhangliang chromosome 9B, Zo_v1.1, whole genome shotgun sequence:
- the LOC122023872 gene encoding acetyl-coenzyme A synthetase, chloroplastic/glyoxysomal-like has translation MDSMSSACFCTPLITSTAATASQASTRRLFSTSRFHLGRQRSPPPCRASLPMTTFCAAAAAAADPGSAASRLLSVGLPRHVESMPRLPSGNGRISRLSAVVLGEALAAEENDLIFPSPEFSRDALVSSPEQYRKMYKRSIEDPAGFWSEIAAQFYWKKRWSPDVYSENIDVRKGPVKIEWFKGGITNICYNALDRNIEAGNGDKVALYWEGNEPGQDGQLTYAQLLDQVCQLANYLKHVGVSKGDAVVIYLPMLMELPIAMLACARIGAVHSVVFAGFSAESLAQRIIDCKPKVVVCSNAVSRGAKVINLKAIVDNALAESANNGIAVDLCLVYENQSTMKKEDTKWQDGRDILWQEVVPQFPTKCPVEWVDAEDPLFLLYTSGSTGKPKGVLHTTGGYMVYTATTFKYAFDYKPSDVYWCTADCGWITGHSYVTYGPLLNGATVLVFEGAPSYPDPGRCWDIVDKYKVTLFYTAPTLVRALMREGDEYVTRYSRKSLRVLGSVGEPINPSAWRWFYNVVGDSRCPISDTWWQTETGGFLITPIPGAWPQKPGSATFPFFGVQPVIVDEKGNELEGECSGYLCIKNSWPGIFRSLYGDHERYETTYFKPFAGYYFSGDGCRRDKDGYHWLTGRVDDVINVSGHRIGTAEIESALVYHPHCAEAAVVGVDHPVKGQGIYAFVTLVDGVDYTDEVRKSLILAVRTQIGAFAAPDKIHWAPGLPKTRSGKIMRRILRKIASKQLDELGDISTLAEPSVVNQLIEFTDR, from the exons ATGGATTCCATGTCGTCCGCCTGTTTCTGTACGCCATTGATCACGTCGACAGCAGCAACAGCCTCGCAAGCTTCGACGCGCCGCCTCTTCTCCACCTCGCGCTTCCACCTCGGCCGCCAGCGCTCGCCTCCCCCGTGCCGCGCCTCGCTCCCGATGACTACGTTCtgcgcggcggcggcggcggcggcggatccCGGATCGGCGGCGTCGCGGTTGCTCTCAGTCGGGCTCCCCCGGCACGTGGAGTCCATGCCGCGACTCCCGTCTGGAAACGGCCGGATCTCCCGCCTCAGCGCTGTCGTCCTAGGGGAGGCGCTAGCCGCCGAGGAGAACGATCTCATCTTCCCGTCCCCTGAGTTCTCTCGAGACGCCCTTGTCTCCTCCCCAGAACAG TATCGCAAAATGTATAAGAGATCTATCGAAGATCCTGCTGGATTTTGGTCGGAGATCGCTGCGCAGTTTTACTGGAAGAAGAGGTGGAGTCCGGACGTCTACAGCGAGAATATTGACGTGAGGAAGGGACCGGTTAAGATTGAG TGGTTCAAAGGGGGCATTACGAACATCTGTTACAATGCCCTGGATCGGAACATAGAGGCAGGGAACGGCGATAAGGTGGCTCTGTATTGGGAAGGCAATGAGCCAGGCCAAGATGGGCAACTTACATATGCCCAATTACTGGATCAGGTTTGCCAG TTGGCCAACTACCTAAAGCATGTCGGCGTCAGCAAAGGGGATGCAGTTGTCATTTACCTGCCCATGTTGATGGAGTTGCCAATTGCAATGTTGGCATGTGCTCGCATCGGCGCAGTTCACTCG GTTGTATTTGCTGGCTTCTCTGCTGAATCTCTTGCACAGAGAATTATTGACTGCAAACCAAAAGTCGTAGTATGCAGCAATGCAGTGAGTAGAGGAGCCAAAGTGATAAACCTGAAGGCGATCGTTGATAATGCTTTGGCTGAATCTGCCAATAACGGAATTGCAGTTG ACTTATGCTTGGTTTATGAAAACCAGTCAACCATGAAAAAAGAAGATACCAAATGGCAGGATGGAAGGGACATCTTGTGGCAG GAAGTGGTTCCACAATTTCCAACGAAGTGTCCGGTGGAATGGGTTGATGCAGAAGATCCACTATTTCTCTTGTACACGAGCGGTAGCACTGGAAAGCCAAAG GGTGTTTTGCACACAACTGGGGGATATATGGTATACACTGCAACAACATTTAAGTATGCATTCGATTATAAGCCATCAGATGTCTACTG GTGTACTGCTGACTGTGGTTGGATAACTGGACATAGCTATGTTACATATGGCCCTCTTTTGAATGGAGCTACTGTTTTAGTCTTTGAAGGG GCTCCAAGTTACCCTGATCCTGGTCGATGCTGGGATATCGTTGACAAGTACAAGGTCACATTATTTTACACAGCGCCTACACTGGTGCGAGCACTCATGCGTGAGGGTGATGAG TATGTTACTCGATATTCTCGTAAATCTCTCCGTGTTCTAGGAAGTGTGGGAGAACCTATTAACCCATCTGCTTGGAG ATGGTTCTACAATGTAGTTGGGGATTCTCGATGCCCTATATCAGATACTTGGTGGCAAACTGAGACCGGTGGCTTCTTG ATCACACCTATACCGGGTGCCTGGCCACAGAAACCAGGTTCTGCTACATTTCCATTCTTTGGTGTTCAG CCGGTCATAGTTGATGAGAAAGGAAATGAATTGGAAGGTGAATGCAGTGGGTATCTTTGCATCAAAAATTCATGGCCTGGGATATTCCGTTCGCTTTACGGTGACCATGAACGATACGAGACCACATATTTCAAACCATTTGCTGGTTATTATTTCAGTGGTGATGGCTGCCGCAG GGACAAGGATGGATATCATTGGCTCACTGGTAGAGTTGATGATGTTATCAATGTCAG TGGACATCGTATTGGTACTGCAGAAATAGAATCTGCCCTTGTTTATCATCCTCACTGTGCAGAAGCGGCCGTAGTTGGTGTCGACCATCCG GTGAAAGGACAAGGCATATATGCTTTTGTCACCCTGGTGGATGGAGTGGATTACACAGATGAAGTTCGTAAAAGCCTCATTTTGGCAGTCAGAACTCAG ATTGGTGCATTTGCTGCCCCAGACAAGATTCATTGGGCACCGGGTCTCCCCAAAACTAGGAGTGGAAAGATCATGCGGCGGATCCTACGAAAAATTGCTTCCAAACAGCTTGATGAGCTCGGGGACATTAGCACCCTTGCCGAACCAAGCGTCGTGAACCAGCTAATCGAGTTCACTGATCGTTAG